A region of the Microtus ochrogaster isolate Prairie Vole_2 linkage group LG1, MicOch1.0, whole genome shotgun sequence genome:
CAGGCACTATGGTTGTAGTGGCCAAAATAAAACTTAACAAAGAGAAACAATCTttaaatccaaaagaaaagagagcatATGAAATAGATAATGAAACCAGATTTAAGCTAAATAATGTTGATTACCTAGTTAAACGTGgcttaatttaattaaattaaaatccagACGTTATGTTGAAAATAAGACCAAACTCTATGCCAACACTACGAAAACTGGGTGAAATGTATATTTACACTAAGGATGTTCACATGGGTGATGAACAAGGAAACagcaaaaggaacagaaggagCTCAGATGCCATCAAATAGATTTCATAAGAAATTTTACTAAAGGGCCATAGTCTAGAGTGATAAGGGAGTAACACAGACAGTACATATGCACctaataacagaaaacaaaatacagtaagCCAAAACTAGGTAAGCTTAGGACTAGATCTACAGTTACAATTGAAAACCATTCTCAGTAATCTattgaaaagagaaaggacagataaCAAATTCTGTGAGCTTGTTTGTGCTCAAAACTACAATGTAATAAAGGTGTCAAATACCAAGGGACATtagcagacacagagaagagggtgccttGGAGGAGTAATCTGCAGTGACAGAGCAACCCGAagtacaggaaggaaagaaggaaggaaggaaggaaggaaggaaggaaggaaggaaggaaggaaggaaggaaggaaggaaggaaggactgatttcccaaagtaaataaatagacacATATGACAGAGAATCAAATGAAACTCTGTaaattaaatttatgtttatcaaaaattattaatttttttgcttccttgtggCAGAGTAAGGTTATAACAGATTAATTCTCCCACAGATTATACTTACAAACCCTAACAAAATACATGTTCATTTACTTCACACCTCCTGGTGACTGAACAGTGTCAGGCATATTTCAAAAGAGAGTTAAAACTTGGAGCAAAAGATAAGATCAGCCTGAATTTCTCTCTGGGTCTTTGTCCTCAAGGCTGAATGCTTTCAGATGTCAGTAGTCAAAACTTTTGCAGAAAGGCCTTTCTTTGGGTTTCAATACGTAAGAGTGGATCACTGATTAGTCATGGGTCCAGGGAGAAACGGAGCACGCGTGAGAGGGTGCAGGAGCTACAGCTATTTCTGTGAACTACACGCTACAACTAAGTCTTTGCTCAGGCTTTGTTTAGAACAAGCTCAGAGCCTTTATCAATAGAGGAAAACAAATCCCACTTTTGACAATTAGCACACCCATGCAGAATATTACTGAGTACAGTATCTCTACAATGTAATATTCACAATGTCCACCATCGTGCAACATAGAAAGACCATAAAAACTAGGCACACTGTCAAAAGAACAGAGGGTCTAGAGCTAAAACTTGGTAGCGATATTAATGCAACGTTGCATGTTCAATGGTTGTTCTCATTTGGTAAATACATATTTGCCATAATAAGCACAAACTAGAAGAAACTTGAGAgatgaaagggtttgtttggcttttacTTCTGCATcacaggcagaaacctggagacaaACACCNNNNNNNNNNNNNNNNNNNNNNNNNNNNNNNNNNNNNNNNNNNNNNNNNNNNNNNNNNNNNNNNNNNNNNNNNNNNNNNNNNNNNNNNNNNNNNNNNNNNNNNNNNNNNNNNNNNNNNNNNNNNNNNNNNNNNNNNNNNNNNNNNNNNNNNNNNNNNNNNNNNNNNNNNNNNNNNNNNNNNNNNNNNNNNNNNNNNNNNNNNNNNNNNNNNNNNNNNNNNNNNNNNNNNNNNNNNNNNNNNNNNNNNNNNNNNNNNNNNNNNNNNNNNNNNNNNNNNNNNNNNNNNNNNNNNNNNNNNNNNNNNNNNNNNNNNNNNNNNNNNNNNNNNNNNNNNNNNNNNNNNNNNNNNNNNNNNNNNNNNNNNNNNNNNNNNNNNNNNNNNNNNNNNNNNNNNNNNNNNNNNNNNNNNNNNNNNNNNNNNNNNNNNNNNNNNNNNNNNNNNNNNNNNNNNNNNNNNNNNNNNNNNNNNNNNNNNNNNNNNNNNNNNNNNNNNNNNNNNNNNNNNNNNNNNNNNNNNNNNNNNNNNNNNNNNNNNNNNNNNNNNNNNNNNNNNNNNNNNNNNNNNNNNNNNNNNNNNNNNNNNNNNNNNNNNNNNNNNNNNNNNNNNNNNNNNNNNNNNNNNNNNNNNNNNNNNNNNNNNNNNNNNNNNNNNNNNNNNNNNNNNNNNNNNNNNNNNNNNNNNNNNNNNNNNNNNNNNNNNNNNNNNNNNNNNNNNNNNNNNNNNNNNNNNNNNNNNNNNNNNNNNNNNNNNNNNNNNNNNNNNNNNNNNNNNNNNNNNNNNNNaggcagtggtggcacatacctttaatcgcagcactcgggaggcagaggcaggcagatttctgtgagttcaaggccagcctggtctacagagcaagttccaggacaggctccaaagctacagagagaaaccctatcttgaaaaagaaacaaacaaaaacagatgaaGACTACATTCATCTTCTGTTGTTGCTAAATCAAATGATCATCAATGTCTACCCTTGACATAAattattatatcattctggagttCAGAAGTAAAGAGTGGTTACCTGCCATTAAGCTAAAAATCAGTGTGCTGGTGAGGTTGTGTTCCTTCTAAAGTTGCTAGAAAAGAACCCATTTTTCACCTTTTCAGCTTGCGTAACCTTCCTGTATTCTTTGGCTTATGATAGGCATCTGTCTTCATCTTCAAAGCTAGCACTGATGGACTGAACCCTCTCATCACAAAGAATGGCTGGTGtagtcttctgcctcagtctcccagctTCATGACAATTGTGATTAAATTGTGCCATAAGTATGTccaatataattattttcattttattgtcacTTCATGAGCAATTTAATTCCATCTACAAAGTAAATTACCCTTTTCCAAACTTGGAATATGGATATATTTGAGGGCccaaatatattgaatatattggAATGCTAAATAAAGAAGATTtggggtaaagaaaaaataagaaaataaattcccaATAGATGTGCTTTACAAGAAATTAAACAATGGGTATCATACAATTGATACTTTGCTAAGGAGGAAATTTAGTCTTACATAATTAGATTACAAAAAAAGGGAGTTGATATGTTTCAatcttaaaatattagaaaatgactaaatcaaacaaaatatatgaaagaTTAAAGCATATTAAgttagaaaacaatgaaatgcAGAATTTACACACAggataattattttcattaaataattaaatgtattgGTATTTTTTAGACAGATATCATGTAGCTCTAGGTAACCTCAAATTTGCTATACGGCTGAGTCTGGCCTTTAATTACTGATTCTCCTATCTTCATGGTCTAAGtggtggaattacaggcatgtgacccctgcctaggtaaaaaaaaaaattataaagaatatgTGGCTGACTACATAGTGCCCATCTACaaatgaatgggtaaagaaaattggatatatgtgcatatgaggGAATGTTATTCAGCCATAAATATAGGTCTGCTATTTGCAACAACATGAATAACCTTACACTAAGGCAAATAAACcaggcacataaataaatatttatatcctTACTTATGTGTATAATCTAAGAAAGCCAtaagggaaatagaaaatatactaggcaTGGGGtaagtagagaaaaaaatggagagatgcTGGTAAGAAGATACAATATAAAGATATAAACAAAGATGAATATGTTCTGGAGATAGGAGGCATATCATGGTATCTATAACTAGAAATTCTGTATTGAATGTGGGGACTTTAAGAAGAAATCAGATTTTAAGTGTCTTCAGCAACTCAAGGAATAATTTTGGCTGGAGATGAATGTATTAAGGAATTTGAGTTTGTTGATCTTAAatcatgtatacatgcacatgcttAAGCCATCCTGTATATCTTGAAGgatgaggaaatccagaaaacaTAATGTATAGGAAAATTCAGCAGTTCTATTCATGCTTGGTCGGTTTTAACTTCTTGTTTCTATCTTGTAGGATAATAATGAACCACCTGACCAGCTAGAcaagaaatataatataaaggATTCATTTTACAAATCCTCAACACAGAAGTAAGCTCTTTCCCaatgagaaaaattttaagtatatttcttAACATTTAATGGTACATTGTCAATAATGATCTAAATCGTGTTAATAATTCAAAACACATCAAACAGACACGGTAAGTCCTTCATGTTGGCTAAATTACAAACATATCAGGACTTGAAGAAGACAAGGTATCACACCTGTAATCAAAGTACTCAGAGGCCTGGATTGGAGGATCACCATGAATTCCAAGCAAACCTGGGCTAACTAGGGAATAAGACACTATATCAGAAGTcgaaagagaaaaatatgtcaaTACTACCAAAATTCAGAAAGAGGGggatgaggaaaaggaaagggaagggaagagaggagaaaagaaacacaatgtCGGAGAGAGCAAAAGTGGAGAAAGTTTAAAGGGCGACAATTCACTGAATCAATCGACCAGCACTTTgtcgggcagaggcaagaggtccACTGTCGTTTTCATCTATGTTGTTCTATCTACCAATAAAGACTCGGGAGTCAGTTGTTGGGGTGAAAAGTTGCTAGATCAGAGAagacaaaaaacaaccaactgaCCTTCCATTTTGGCTGAAGCAAAGTCTACCAGAGTGTGGGCATTCCTCCTAAAAGGAGTTTAGGAGCTTGACATTCTACAATAGTCGAGGGCTTTGGTGGGGTTTGAAGTCATTGTCTTTAAAGGATTCCTAAGGCACCTGAAAGGGATTATAGGATCACAAGTCCTCAGGAGCACCTGGCAGGATTACAGTTGATAAAACCCACAGgctacaggaaggtaggatagctTTTATTGCATAGAGTCTTGTTTGAGAGGCTCAGGTGATGTCTGGGGGAAGGAATGAGGTCTTCCAAGAGCATATGCATCCAAACCTTAAGCTTGGTTCACTATTAATTGAACATGAAATATCTATATAAAAGTATAAGGAAGCCTATATTTATGTAGGCTGCCTTTGCAGAAAATGTTAATTGTGCCAAATTCTTGCATTTCAGCTGATAGGGTTGGAGCTTCAGCTAGACTCTGGGATGAGAAGCTCTTATATCCTGCCTCATATCAGCATATCTATGGCCTAGGCTGTGAGATCAACTGTGAATAAACAGACCAAGTTCTCCACTCTTGAAGGAGCTCTCATTTTAAAGAGgaacagacaataaaaaaaaaaacataatgaaaaaagaaacagaaccaattagtccacaaataaaagaaagaggcagCTAAAAGGTGGGGAGAGTAGGCTCAGTCACCAGCAGGAGGTGTGAGGTATGACAGAGGTACCTAAGGTTGGAATTGGAATGACCTAGAAGGGGGAAGGGGCTGAGAGGGTCCACAAGAAGGAGAAAAGTTGGGTCTGTCACAAGGATCTGCTTAGCACCCTGGGAATGGACATAGATAGGAAGTAGAAGCCACGGCAGGTCCTGCTACAAAGCTGGGGGACTGGGATTGGAGGAAGAATACAAATTGCCTACCTGATCAATAcgcttgcctcaaaaaaaaaatcaattttaaaaggcataatttatttgtaaattggATAGTCTTCCTACCCTGCTCTGAATATATGCTTTGTGTAATTCTTtattaaaagtttctttatttaataattcCCCAGAGCTTATGAAACTGTCCCGTGGGACAAAATGCTACCACCAAAACTTGACCCAGAGGAAACAACGGTGGAAAAGGCTGCTGACCTCATCTCTCAGTGTTTCACACTGAAAAGATATGAGAGGGTGCCAGCCATAACCCAGGTTAGTGAGCGTCCCCGACCATGCTGAAAGGGTGCCAGCCATAACCCAGGTCAGTGAGCATCCCTGACCATGGTAAAGGGTGCCAGCCATAACCCAGGTCAGTGAACATTCCCAACCATGGTAAAAGGATGCCAGCCATTGCCCATGTCAGTGAGCATTCCTGACCATGGTGAAAGGGTGCCAGCCATAACCCAGGCCATCCATTGCCCACGTCAGTGAGCATTCCTGACCATGGTGAAAGNNNNNNNNNNNNNNNNNNNNNNNNNNNNNNNNNNNNNNNNNNNNNNNNNNNNNNNNNNNNNNNNNNNNNNNNNNNNNNNNNNNNNNNNNNNNNNNNNNNNCCATTGCCCACGTCAGTGAGCATTCCTGACCATGGTGAAAGGGTGCCAGCCATAACTCAGGCCAGTGAGTGTTACAGATCATGGCTCCTCCTGTTTGCTTTGACTGAAAATCAACTCAAACTCAAGCCACAGTGATATTTCATTGATAGGAATTATATATGAAATTGCAAGTTATATAATCACAAGTCGCTAGTAATTGTAAACATTTTTCTCGTTGTTCATACTGAAAATGTTTACTAAAATTAATGACTTCTCCCTCAAAGTCATTTGTGGTGGCTATTAATTCTGGAAATTACAGAAGAATGTTAAATaatgaaagagacacagagacattaTTCTTCCAGATAGTCTATGCAGAGCATAGTTCTGGAAATAGGACCTAAAATTGAGCTGTTCACTCTTTGAGCAGAATAGGAAGATCCATGAGCCGTAGACTACTCTCTTATGTTTCTGGTTATGTGGTATACCAAAGCCCAGAGAGCTCTCAGAGAGATAGCCATCAGTTCCATTTCTGCATGTCAGAAAGAGCTTGTCATAGGGACTACTAGTCATGCATCCCCACCACAGCTGGATCACTTTCTCTAGAGTGGAGATCTGTCCACGGTACTACATTGACTATGCTCATTGTTTTCAGAACATGGAATCCGTGCTATTTGAGAAGATACACAGCCAGTCATTTGCCTGTTCTGTGCTCTTTTCCCTCTCTAGTGAAGGCTCAGTGCCCAATCCCATCACGTTCCCTGTGGGATCCTGTCTTTTGTAATGTCCCATTGCTTTAATTACTCTGTGCCAAAATGAACCCCAAGCATTCACGAAGCCTGGCTTGTGTCCTCCCAACACTGAGGCAAATGCCCTGCTTCATGCTTGCAAAACACCTCCTGCTTCCTTGTCCCTTTGTGTTTCATCTGGGTCAGCTGTTGGATGACTTCTCATAATGAAGTTTCTGAGCACAGGAAATCTGTAATATATAAAGAGGGAAACCAATTATATACCCTCAGGAGTCCCTGAGCCCCAAATTAGGAAGCCTGCATTCTTGTGTAAAATTTCTTCCACTTtcatagagaaagaaataataagagaGGGGAAAACACAGCTTTAATGTAAACACTCAAACATTGGATTGTTACACAGAAGTGAAAATCGGTTAAAGGACAAAAATTGTGTatgacttcatttatttttaaggatcTTTAAATTACTTCAAAGAAATTCTGTATCTCATAAAAATTGGTCATTTCATTACATTTCCCGCATTAGATAGCTTGAATATCTAAAATCCTCCCCTAGTAAGATGCTTTTCTGAACCCAGGCTCTGTGCAAAGATGTAAGAAGCCTGCAGTGGGTCTCAGAGGAGAAGTATCTGTCATAAAACTGAAGCTAAATCTTTCACATGGAGAAATCACGTCATCTGGAGAAGGTGACCACAGGACAACTCCAGCTTGGAGAGGGCAGGGTAGGAGTGGAAGTTAGAGCAAAGAGCCAAGACCCACAACACACAGAAGCAAAGTCCCACCAGACCCAGAGTTGCCAGGATGCCTGAAAAGAACTTTCCCAGAGTTAAGACTCAGCAATGGTGTGAGGGGCTTGCTAAGGGCACCAAAGTTTGAATCTATGAAATTACAGTAAGATCATTTAatagtttctgttcatttcaaTATTGGCTTTAGATGGTCGGAGGACTCTGGGACAGGTTTCAGACGAGATTGTTCTCGGCGCCAGTCAAACCAATCAATTTGTAAGTTTGCTTTCCTGCTTTTACCATTGCTAGCTTTAAGCTCGTCACTAAGAACCTGATGCCCCCACTGAAGGCAGGAGAGGGGCCTGACTTTAGATTCAGAGTGTCCCAGAGACCTTCATCCAGTCGTCCTGGGGCCGAGAAGAGCAGGTGTGCTACAACCATTGGCCTCTCTTTAACCTTCAAAGTTGACACttttaaatgtactacattttaaaattgggaGTACTGTATGAACAATTCGATATGGACAGCTACATTGTTGTGGCACTCCATGGAGTTCATATAAAGGGGATTCTAAATGACATTCCATTGCCTTTCATGTCATGGATTTGCATCGTATCCGTGCTTAAAGCTATGGCTTTATTGCCGATGTTCTTCTGTGTATAATTCTGTACATTTAGTATCAAAAGAACTTGGtggtttgtttttccaaaatgttactatttgggttttttttctttttagagtttaTGCAGCCCTGGTTATGGTCTCTGATTGTTTAATTCATTCCCAATATTCTGTATTCAAAATATATGAACTAAATATGATATATCTGGTGTATCTCCTCCctctattgagaaaaaaaaaatcagagtgcaATGGACATGCCTGAGTCTCTCCATCAGCACATCTGCCTTTTTCCAGGAACACTGAAATTATGGATTTGGTGTTCCACATTTTCATGTATTCTTTAAATCCTTTAAAGtctactgtttgtttgtttattttacatcccagatgcagtctcccctcccttccctgttctCAGTCAGGAGGTTTTTGTGGGTTTGCTGAATTTTTAGGTGTTTCATTTGACAGATGAGGTAGCACTTGAAAGCTCGATTTCTTATTAATGCCACTCCTCCTAATTCGCCAGGACATTGTTCAAGGTGGGGCCTTGGAAAGTTGTTCCCAGGAACTTACACATAAGTCTACGTAAAGGTTTTACTCATAGCTTCCTTGATCTGAACACAACCAAAGTACCCTTCTTCAGAGGATGGGTGGCAGCATTTGAAGGCATACAAAGCAATGGAATGGTCCAAAGCCATTCcactgtctcgaaaacaaaacttTAGAGGTCAATTTCTGGATCTCTGAAGATCTTTTAATTTGAGACTTGTTATAGTAATTTGATATTCCTTTAAAATACCAATAACTCAATtgcctatttttcttctttttccaagtGTAAGCCCAAGTTCTAGGAGTAAATACATTCCTCTCTATACGTAAGTGGCATTTCTCATTGCTTTCAAATAAATCGTATTTAAGTCTAAATTGTATTGCCTTTCACCTCCCTGTGCTTCCGGTCCACGCTTAAAGTTAACGGATGTGTTTTAACATCCTCCGGTATGCTTTCTGGCACATGCCTGTTTAGTACTGAAAGTTTAATCAAAAGCTTATTAGAGATTTGGATTAAACTGTAAAATGAGGAGTGACACgttttctgtttccttaactAGGATGTTTTAGGAATAGAATATCCCTGTTGCTCCCGCTCATGTGGTCCATCAGGAGCAATGCGCGGTTGGTAAACCGTGCTCGTTAACACGGAAGCACCCGAGGAAGGACGGTCCTGTCCTCCTCTACTGTAGCTCTGGCTCTGAGTAGCAGCAGTGTGCTAATCTTCAcccatcttcttccctttttcttctcactTTGAAAGATCACCTTGAAATGAAGGAGATGAGAGAACATGAAGGGGGGAACAGATTTTGGTCAGGGCTTCCTCCTCCTTACTGCTTTACAATGGAGCGAACTGGAATCTTAATCCCAGAAGCCCTTGGGACATTGCCCTGCTGATGTGATCAACCTTCTGGCCTTCTCTCACACCTCAGCAATGTGGCCCAGGCTCCTAACATCTGCCTAGACCCTGTTACCAGAGAAGCCTTACTTTCTTCAACAGATATCAACCCCCACGCCCTCGCTTCCACCCTGTGTCCTACGGCTTCTGAACTCAGAAGGTTCCGGTCCCAGAGTAGAGGCCTCACGTTCTAAAAACAAAGAGCCATACCTTTCTTGTTTATCATTCCAATTGTTATTTATCAtgatatttttttccctcttgggCTTTTAATCGACTCTGACAAGTAAAACATCCCTTATTTGCTTTGCTCAGCTAATCTAAGTGTCCTATGACTTTCCTTTTCACTCTGACAGTGGCCATGTGCAGAGTACAAGAGCGGATGACGTGGACGACCCCTATGGAAATATCGCGTCTGTGGCCCAGCCCCGGCTCTCTAAACTGCTCTACACAAACACAAGCCGGTAGGTGCCATTCTCGCTTAGTTCTTGATCAAAACGGACGGAACTTGCTGGTGGGAttacaaatgaaaaggaaagacacGAACCAGCTTGTTATTTGCCAACACATGTGAAGAAAAAGTGAGTTTCCCAAAAGTAATGATGACCTAGGGGATAAGAGTTTGGGGACTCACCTGGGGTTCCTTGAGCACTTATCACCGTGACTCCAGTGTCTTCACCCAACCGCATTAGTAAAGGGACTTGACTGACCAGTCGGTCACCCATCTACCAGGCGTGTAATTTTATAACCATCAACGCTGAGAAAACCACTGCatataaacagttataaaatGGCAGAAATTACTGGTGCTTATGCCCTAACCACAAGCAAAGGTTCATTgaacaacttttaaataaaattcaagaccactcagtcattttaaaaatcaaactttccagggctggagagatgactcagtgcttatGAACAAATGCTTTCTGCTCTTGAGGAGAACCCTCGTTTAGTTCCTAGCACTGAGGCCAGGCACTCACAACCCCTtgttactccagctccaaagggttcatttccctcttctggcctcctttaGCACCACATTCATGTGACATCAAATTAGTATAATTTAGAATGTACTGTTAGGTGGTTTCAGTTttcaaaaaagatttacttttatttataatttgatatTTGCATGCTAAGAATGATGGTATGAAACTACTAAAAGTCCTTCCTTCCTAATTGAATCATAAAATTTCTATGAAAGCAGAAAACTCTGTCTATACAGTAAGTCACTGTGGTTCTCAGCATACACAGTCTGGAATCTGAGCCTGTGTGTTTCAGTCAGCGTTAGCATCACACGGCAGACGGCATGAGCAGTGCCAAGTACTTACGCTGTGTGCTTAGAGCCAAGGCTGTGATGAAGTCAAATGATGACACACAGGTCGCACTGCCACCGCAGACTTATTAAAAGTTGATTATAACTCAGTTTGGGGCTATTGTGCACccagaaacattttattattaccaAATCCCTTTTATAACCCCACATTCACTTGCAGGGCAAATGGGTCATGATACAGAGTCTACAAAACAGGGCCTCAGAATGAATATATTCAGTCAGTCCTTCGACCTAAGATTGGAAAAATCTATCCTGTTATTCTCACTTTGCAACACAATGTGCATGGGATTGGAGCTGCTCCTGTTTGCGATGCTGGAACTACAGGATCTATTGCTGCATGATTCCATGCTGTGCCGTAGTAGCTCAACAGAGAATAGGATCACATAGAGTCAGCCGGGGGAAATATTCACATTTAAATCAGGACACACTTTCACTTGAATCCACACCACTTTTGCACCATTATGGTGAATTCAGAAAATAAGTTAAACTGCTACACATCCCTCTACACTAGATGTTCTCAACTATTTTTATTGGTATCGTAGTTAATTTCCTATCGCTGCAATAggaacaccgtgaccaaggcaacttgtggAAGAAATGGTTAATTTGGGCTATTGGTTCCAGATAAACAAGGGGATATCATGGTAGCAGCTGAAGTAGCAAGCTGAGAGCTTgccaagaaaaaggaaacagagaaagagcatTGGGAATGGTGCAagactttgaaacctcaaagcctggctTCAATGATATACATTTCCTTCAGAAAAGTCATACCTTCTAAATGGCCCAAAGAGTGCCACTCACTGGGGACCAACTTTCAGATGCCTTAGACCATGGAGGATGTGTTGTTCAAACCTCCACAGATGTTCTTGTCTTCCATAAAATAGACGACAAATACATACAGGCTCAGAGCAAGTCAGGTTAGTTGTCCTTTGGTATACGGGCAGAGGATTTTGTTCCAAAGAGCAGCAGATGTTAAAACTTAAGGATGtcaaattcatatataaaatggtTTGATGATTGTGAAAACCTTCTGGGTGTTCCCTCGATTCCGTGTGGTGCCTAGTACTCTGGACATTCCCAtaagtgttggaggaggccgcttgtttgttcccggctgctcagccccaaaataatcacaaagaaactatattatttaaatcactacttgggccattagctctagcttcttattggctaactcttacatattaatttaacccatttctattaatctgtgtatcgccacatgccTGTGACTTGCCagctaaagttccggcatctgtctctgccagggctacatggcttctctctgactctgccttctttctcctagcattgagttta
Encoded here:
- the Spata48 gene encoding spermatogenesis-associated protein 48 isoform X2, giving the protein MLPPKLDPEETTVEKAADLISQCFTLKRYERVPAITQMVGGLWDRFQTRLFSAPVKPINFVSPSSRSKYIPLYTGHVQSTRADDVDDPYGNIASVAQPRLSKLLYTNTSRGANIPGYTGKVHFTATHPTNSNIPSTTPSPDSEMNRIFREEMIVDRFRHQAPLSRMVTTVKPYNPFNRKEKETVD